A genomic segment from Syngnathus scovelli strain Florida chromosome 3, RoL_Ssco_1.2, whole genome shotgun sequence encodes:
- the smyd1b gene encoding histone-lysine N-methyltransferase SMYD1b isoform X1, translating to MENMTIFDSPGKGRGLKANKEFWAGDVIFSEPSLAAVVFDSLAERICHSCFRRQDKLQRCGQCKFSHYCDRTCQRAGWAEHKQECSAIKNFGKAPNENIRLVARIMWRLDKDGDVVSDMQLTTLDQLEDHIEDMPEDDLKEFKVDVHNFLDYWPRNCKQHTSEVISHVFGLINCNGFTVSDQRGLQAVGVGLFPNLCLVNHDCWPNCSVILNHGNQSAVNTLYHSQRRIELRSLGKIAEGEELTVSYVDFINVSEERRRLLKTQYFFDCTCHHCKERIKDDLKMGGREQDGVKPSEEQVKESTDYCYQMLDKMDQARLKGDYHEVVKICKECIEKTEPILADTHIYLLRMWSTMSEVQAYLQYFEEAAEYARKMVDGYTKLYHPNNATLGMAAMRAGVTHWQAGLIEVGHGMICKAYAILMVTHGPTHPITKDLESMRVQTEMELRMFKQNEYVYHSMREAALKNKPMTMMHEPKSMEEGIKNLFHRRK from the exons ATGGAGAATATGACAATATTTGACTCACCTGGAAAGGGGAGGGGCCTGAAAGCTAACAAGGAATTTTGGGCCGGGGACGTTATTTTTTCCGAGCCCAGCCTCGCAGCTGTTGTCTTTGACAG TCTTGCAGAGCGCATCTGCCACAGCTGTTTCCGCAGACAAGACAAACTGCAGCGATGCGGCCAATGCAAGTTCTCTCATTACTGCGACCGTACTTGCCAGCGAGCCGGCTGGGCTGAACACAAGCAAGAATGTTCCGCCATCAAAAACTTCGGCAAAGCGCCCAACGAGAACATCCG CTTGGTAGCTCGCATCATGTGGCGTCTGGACAAAGACGGCGACGTGGTGTCCGACATGCAGCTGACCACGCTGGACCAGCTGGAGGACCACATTGAAGACATGCCAGAAGACGATCTGAAGGAGTTCAAAGTGGATGTCCACAATTTCCTGGACTACTGGCCTCGTAATTGCAAGCAGCACACTAGCGAAGTCATCTCGCATGTTTTTGGACTG ATTAACTGTAACGGCTTCACTGTGAGCGACCAGCGGGGCCTTCAGGCCGTGGGGGTGGGCCTGTTCCCCAATTTGTGCCTAGTCAATCACGATTGCTGGCCCAACTGCAGCGTCATCCTCAACCACGGCAA TCAGTCAGCTGTGAATACTTTGTATCATTCTCAACGGAG GATTGAGCTGCGCTCATTAGGGAAGATCGCAGAGGGCGAGGAGCTGACCGTCTCCTACGTGGACTTCATCAACGTGTCGGAGGAGAGACGGAGGCTACTGAAGACGCAGTATTTCTTCGATTGCACGTGCCACCACTGCAAGGAACGCATCAAGGATGACCTGAAGATGGGAGGCAGGGAACAGGATGGCGTCAAG CCGTCAGAGGAGCAAGTGAAAGAATCCACAGATTACTGTTATCAGATGCTGGACAAGATGGATCAGGCCCGATTAAAGGGCGACTATCACGAG GTGGTGAAGATCTGCAAGGAGTGCATAGAGAAGACGGAGCCCATCCTGGCCGACACGCACATTTACCTCCTGAGGATGTGGAGCACCATGAGCGAGGTGCAGGCCTACCTGCAGTACTTTGAGGAAGCTGCCGAATACGCACGCAAAATGGTGGATGGCTACAC GAAGCTGTACCACCCCAACAACGCGACCCTCGGTATGGCGGCCATGCGAGCGGGAGTCACCCACTGGCAAGCCGGCCTGATCGAGGTAGGCCACGGGATGATCTGCAAGGCCTACGCCATTCTCATGGTCACGCACGGCCCCACGCATCCCATCACCAAGGACTTGGAG TCAATGCGCGTGCAGACTGAGATGGAACTGAGGATGTTCAAGCAGAACGAGTACGTCTACCACAGCATGAGAGAGGCAGCGCTGAAGAACAAACCCATGACCATGATGCATGAACCCAAGTCCATGGAGGAAGGGATCAAGAATCTTTTCCACAGGAGAAAATAA
- the smyd1b gene encoding histone-lysine N-methyltransferase SMYD1b isoform X2, translating to MENMTIFDSPGKGRGLKANKEFWAGDVIFSEPSLAAVVFDSLAERICHSCFRRQDKLQRCGQCKFSHYCDRTCQRAGWAEHKQECSAIKNFGKAPNENIRLVARIMWRLDKDGDVVSDMQLTTLDQLEDHIEDMPEDDLKEFKVDVHNFLDYWPRNCKQHTSEVISHVFGLINCNGFTVSDQRGLQAVGVGLFPNLCLVNHDCWPNCSVILNHGKIELRSLGKIAEGEELTVSYVDFINVSEERRRLLKTQYFFDCTCHHCKERIKDDLKMGGREQDGVKPSEEQVKESTDYCYQMLDKMDQARLKGDYHEVVKICKECIEKTEPILADTHIYLLRMWSTMSEVQAYLQYFEEAAEYARKMVDGYTKLYHPNNATLGMAAMRAGVTHWQAGLIEVGHGMICKAYAILMVTHGPTHPITKDLESMRVQTEMELRMFKQNEYVYHSMREAALKNKPMTMMHEPKSMEEGIKNLFHRRK from the exons ATGGAGAATATGACAATATTTGACTCACCTGGAAAGGGGAGGGGCCTGAAAGCTAACAAGGAATTTTGGGCCGGGGACGTTATTTTTTCCGAGCCCAGCCTCGCAGCTGTTGTCTTTGACAG TCTTGCAGAGCGCATCTGCCACAGCTGTTTCCGCAGACAAGACAAACTGCAGCGATGCGGCCAATGCAAGTTCTCTCATTACTGCGACCGTACTTGCCAGCGAGCCGGCTGGGCTGAACACAAGCAAGAATGTTCCGCCATCAAAAACTTCGGCAAAGCGCCCAACGAGAACATCCG CTTGGTAGCTCGCATCATGTGGCGTCTGGACAAAGACGGCGACGTGGTGTCCGACATGCAGCTGACCACGCTGGACCAGCTGGAGGACCACATTGAAGACATGCCAGAAGACGATCTGAAGGAGTTCAAAGTGGATGTCCACAATTTCCTGGACTACTGGCCTCGTAATTGCAAGCAGCACACTAGCGAAGTCATCTCGCATGTTTTTGGACTG ATTAACTGTAACGGCTTCACTGTGAGCGACCAGCGGGGCCTTCAGGCCGTGGGGGTGGGCCTGTTCCCCAATTTGTGCCTAGTCAATCACGATTGCTGGCCCAACTGCAGCGTCATCCTCAACCACGGCAA GATTGAGCTGCGCTCATTAGGGAAGATCGCAGAGGGCGAGGAGCTGACCGTCTCCTACGTGGACTTCATCAACGTGTCGGAGGAGAGACGGAGGCTACTGAAGACGCAGTATTTCTTCGATTGCACGTGCCACCACTGCAAGGAACGCATCAAGGATGACCTGAAGATGGGAGGCAGGGAACAGGATGGCGTCAAG CCGTCAGAGGAGCAAGTGAAAGAATCCACAGATTACTGTTATCAGATGCTGGACAAGATGGATCAGGCCCGATTAAAGGGCGACTATCACGAG GTGGTGAAGATCTGCAAGGAGTGCATAGAGAAGACGGAGCCCATCCTGGCCGACACGCACATTTACCTCCTGAGGATGTGGAGCACCATGAGCGAGGTGCAGGCCTACCTGCAGTACTTTGAGGAAGCTGCCGAATACGCACGCAAAATGGTGGATGGCTACAC GAAGCTGTACCACCCCAACAACGCGACCCTCGGTATGGCGGCCATGCGAGCGGGAGTCACCCACTGGCAAGCCGGCCTGATCGAGGTAGGCCACGGGATGATCTGCAAGGCCTACGCCATTCTCATGGTCACGCACGGCCCCACGCATCCCATCACCAAGGACTTGGAG TCAATGCGCGTGCAGACTGAGATGGAACTGAGGATGTTCAAGCAGAACGAGTACGTCTACCACAGCATGAGAGAGGCAGCGCTGAAGAACAAACCCATGACCATGATGCATGAACCCAAGTCCATGGAGGAAGGGATCAAGAATCTTTTCCACAGGAGAAAATAA